In one window of Burkholderia cenocepacia DNA:
- a CDS encoding ATP-binding protein — protein MDKLEQFLTRAEALLGRLEGMLPPAPAAIDWNAAHAFRWRKRQGRGYLQPVPAVSSITLGDLHNIDRQKALIDQNTRQFVQRKPANNVLLTGARGTGKSSLIKACLNAYANDGLRLIEVDKDDLHDLGDIVDLISQRPERFIVFCDDLSFEDGESGYKALKVALDGSIAAQSDNVLIYATSNRRHLLPEYMSDNESYKHLPDGEIHPGEVVEEKISLSERFGLWVSFYPFKQDDYLDIVAHWLRHFGCPDTEIETARGDALVWALERGSRSGRVAWQFARDWSGRKEQA, from the coding sequence ATGGACAAGCTTGAACAGTTTCTGACGCGCGCGGAAGCGCTGCTCGGCCGTCTCGAAGGGATGCTGCCGCCCGCACCGGCGGCCATCGACTGGAACGCGGCGCACGCGTTCCGCTGGCGCAAGCGCCAGGGGCGCGGTTACCTGCAGCCGGTACCGGCCGTGTCGTCGATCACGCTCGGCGACTTGCACAACATCGACCGCCAGAAAGCGCTGATTGATCAGAACACGCGGCAGTTCGTACAGCGCAAGCCGGCCAACAACGTGCTGCTGACCGGCGCACGCGGTACCGGCAAGTCGTCGCTGATCAAGGCGTGCCTGAATGCGTACGCGAACGACGGGCTGCGCCTGATCGAAGTCGACAAGGACGACCTGCACGATCTCGGCGACATCGTCGACCTGATCTCGCAGCGTCCGGAGCGGTTCATCGTATTTTGCGACGACCTGTCGTTCGAGGACGGCGAATCGGGCTACAAGGCGCTGAAGGTCGCGCTCGACGGGTCGATCGCCGCGCAGTCGGACAACGTGCTGATCTACGCGACGTCGAACCGCCGCCATCTGCTGCCCGAGTACATGAGCGACAACGAGTCGTACAAGCATCTGCCGGACGGCGAGATTCACCCTGGCGAAGTCGTCGAGGAGAAGATCTCGCTGTCGGAGCGCTTCGGCCTGTGGGTCAGCTTCTATCCGTTCAAGCAGGACGACTACCTCGACATCGTCGCGCACTGGCTGCGTCACTTCGGCTGCCCGGATACGGAGATCGAGACGGCACGCGGCGACGCGCTCGTATGGGCGCTCGAGCGTGGTTCGCGCTCGGGCCGCGTCGCGTGGCAGTTCGCGCGTGACTGGTCGGGTCGCAAGGAGCAGGCATGA
- the argJ gene encoding bifunctional glutamate N-acetyltransferase/amino-acid acetyltransferase ArgJ: MAVNFPSIDPAQLHPVAGVTLGWAEANIRKPNRKDVLVISVDEGATVAGVFTENRFCAAPVTVCREHLAKVRAGGAGIRALVVNTGNANAGTGEPGLVNARETCTELARLAGIEPAQVLPFSTGVILEPLPIDRLKAGLPAALANRNAANWFDAAQAIMTTDTLPKATSRQVTIDGHTVTLTGISKGAGMIKPNMATMLGFLAFDANVAQPVLDTLVKEVADRSFNCITIDGDTSTNDSFILIASGKSTLPAITSTDSPAYAALRDAVTEVAQVLSQLIVRDGEGATKFMTVQVEGGKSVAECRQIAYAIGHSPLVKTAFYASDPNLGRILAAIGYAGVADLDVGKIDLYLDDVLVAKAGGRNPAYQEEDGQRVMKQSEITIRVLLGRGDAQATVWTCDLSHDYVSINADYRS; this comes from the coding sequence ATGGCTGTCAATTTTCCGTCGATCGATCCCGCCCAACTGCATCCCGTCGCCGGCGTCACGCTCGGCTGGGCGGAAGCGAACATCCGCAAGCCGAATCGCAAGGACGTGCTGGTCATCTCCGTCGACGAAGGTGCGACGGTCGCGGGCGTGTTCACCGAAAACCGTTTCTGCGCAGCGCCGGTCACCGTCTGCCGCGAGCACCTGGCGAAGGTGCGCGCGGGCGGCGCGGGCATCCGCGCGCTGGTCGTGAATACGGGCAATGCGAACGCGGGCACCGGCGAGCCGGGCCTCGTGAACGCCCGTGAAACGTGTACGGAACTCGCGCGTCTCGCGGGCATCGAGCCGGCGCAGGTGCTGCCGTTCTCGACCGGCGTGATTCTCGAGCCGCTGCCGATCGATCGTCTGAAGGCCGGCTTGCCGGCTGCGCTCGCGAACCGCAACGCCGCGAACTGGTTCGACGCCGCGCAGGCGATCATGACGACCGACACGCTGCCGAAGGCGACGTCGCGCCAGGTGACGATCGACGGCCACACGGTCACGCTGACGGGCATCAGCAAGGGCGCGGGCATGATCAAGCCGAACATGGCGACGATGCTCGGCTTTCTCGCGTTCGATGCGAACGTCGCGCAGCCGGTGCTCGACACGCTCGTGAAGGAAGTCGCCGATCGCTCGTTCAACTGCATCACGATCGACGGCGACACGTCGACGAACGACTCGTTCATCCTGATCGCATCGGGCAAGAGCACGCTGCCGGCGATCACGTCGACCGATTCGCCGGCCTATGCGGCGCTGCGCGACGCGGTGACGGAAGTCGCGCAGGTGCTGTCGCAACTGATCGTGCGCGACGGCGAAGGCGCGACGAAATTCATGACGGTGCAGGTCGAAGGCGGCAAGAGCGTCGCCGAATGCCGCCAGATCGCGTACGCGATCGGCCATTCGCCGCTCGTAAAGACGGCCTTCTACGCATCCGACCCCAACCTGGGCCGGATTCTCGCGGCGATCGGCTATGCGGGCGTCGCGGATCTCGACGTCGGCAAGATCGACCTCTATCTGGACGACGTGCTCGTCGCGAAGGCGGGCGGCCGCAACCCGGCCTACCAGGAAGAGGACGGCCAGCGCGTGATGAAGCAGAGCGAGATCACGATCCGCGTGCTGCTCGGCCGTGGCGACGCGCAGGCCACCGTCTGGACGTGCGACCTGTCGCACGATTACGTGAGCATCAACGCGGATTACCGCTCCTGA
- the secA gene encoding preprotein translocase subunit SecA: MTTGFLQKIFGSRNQRLVKQYQKTVATINALETQIEKLTDDQLRGKTDEFRQRVAAGESLDKLLPEAFAVCREASRRVLKMRHFDVQMIGGMVLHYGKIAEMRTGEGKTLVATLPVYLNALAGRGVHVVTVNDYLAQRDAEWMARLYNFLGLSVGINLSGMEHDQKQQAYAADITYGTNNEFGFDYLRDNMVYETDARVQRALNFAVVDEVDSILIDEARTPLIISGQAEDHTELYVRMNALPPLLERQIGEEKADGTGVEKPGDYTLDEKARQVFLTESGHEKAERLLAEWGLIGEGESLYAPQNITLMHHVYAALRAHTLFHKDQHYVVQNGEVVIVDEFTGRLMAGRRWSDGLHQAVEAKEHVKIQSENQTLASITFQNYFRMYAKLAGMTGTADTEAYEFNEIYGLETVVIPTNRPPKRIDKQDQIYKTAKERYDAVIRDIRDCYERGQPVLVGTTSIENSELLSHLLKQAGLPHEVLNAKQHEREAAIVAEAGRPKRITIATNMAGRGTDIVLGGNAEKQAAFIEADDAIPADEKARRIQKLHDEWETLHEEVKAAGGLHIIGTERHESRRIDNQLRGRAGRQGDPGSSRFYLSLDDPLLRIFAGDRVRSIMDRLKMPEGEAIEAGIVTRSIESAQRKVEARNFDIRKQLLEYDDVSNDQRKVIYQQRNELLEAHDITETITAMRHGVITEVVRQFVPEGSIEEQWDVPELEEALRNDWQLDLAIQEMVNESSSITAEEILDAVMTAADEQYEAKVAMVGRESFSAFERSVMLQTVDRLWREHLAALDHLRQGIHLRGYAQKNPKQEYKREAFELFAAMLDAIKQEVTRIVMNVQIQSPEQLEEAAEQIEERGGHLENVEYQHADYAEAGAPVANVTAAAAATATADMVGSAMTHSGPGGEMPKVGRNDPCPCGSGKKYKQCHGKLS, encoded by the coding sequence ATGACAACCGGTTTTCTCCAGAAAATTTTTGGCAGCCGCAACCAGCGGCTCGTCAAGCAATACCAAAAGACCGTCGCGACGATCAATGCGCTCGAAACGCAGATCGAGAAGCTGACGGACGACCAGTTGCGCGGCAAGACGGACGAATTCCGCCAGCGGGTCGCGGCCGGCGAGTCGCTCGACAAGCTGCTGCCCGAGGCCTTCGCGGTCTGTCGCGAAGCGAGCCGTCGCGTGCTGAAGATGCGGCACTTCGACGTGCAGATGATCGGCGGCATGGTGCTCCACTACGGCAAGATCGCGGAAATGCGCACCGGCGAAGGCAAGACGCTCGTCGCGACGCTGCCCGTGTACCTGAATGCGCTGGCCGGCCGCGGCGTGCACGTCGTGACCGTCAACGATTACCTCGCGCAGCGCGACGCCGAATGGATGGCGCGCCTCTACAACTTCCTCGGTCTGTCGGTCGGCATCAACCTGTCCGGCATGGAGCACGACCAGAAGCAGCAGGCCTACGCGGCGGACATCACGTACGGCACGAACAACGAATTCGGCTTCGACTACCTGCGCGACAACATGGTCTACGAGACCGACGCGCGCGTGCAGCGGGCCCTGAACTTCGCGGTCGTCGACGAAGTGGACTCGATCCTGATCGACGAAGCGCGTACGCCGCTGATCATTTCGGGCCAGGCCGAGGATCACACCGAGCTGTACGTGCGGATGAACGCACTGCCGCCGCTGCTCGAGCGCCAGATCGGCGAGGAGAAGGCCGACGGCACGGGCGTCGAGAAGCCCGGCGACTACACGCTCGACGAGAAGGCGCGCCAGGTGTTCCTGACGGAATCGGGCCACGAGAAGGCCGAGCGTCTGCTCGCCGAATGGGGCCTGATCGGCGAGGGCGAAAGCCTGTACGCGCCGCAGAACATCACGCTGATGCACCACGTGTACGCGGCGCTGCGCGCCCACACGCTGTTCCACAAGGATCAGCACTACGTCGTGCAGAACGGCGAAGTGGTCATCGTCGACGAATTCACGGGCCGCCTGATGGCCGGCCGCCGCTGGTCGGACGGCCTGCACCAGGCGGTCGAGGCGAAGGAGCACGTGAAGATCCAGAGCGAGAACCAGACGCTCGCGTCGATCACGTTCCAGAACTACTTCCGGATGTACGCGAAGCTGGCTGGCATGACCGGTACCGCGGACACCGAAGCGTACGAATTCAACGAGATCTACGGTCTCGAGACGGTCGTGATCCCGACCAACCGCCCGCCGAAGCGGATCGACAAGCAGGACCAGATCTACAAGACGGCCAAGGAGCGCTACGACGCGGTGATCCGCGACATCCGCGACTGCTACGAGCGTGGCCAGCCGGTGCTGGTCGGCACGACGTCGATCGAGAACTCCGAACTGCTGTCGCACCTGCTGAAGCAGGCCGGGCTGCCGCACGAAGTGCTGAACGCGAAGCAGCACGAGCGTGAAGCGGCGATCGTCGCGGAAGCCGGCCGTCCGAAGCGCATCACGATCGCGACCAACATGGCCGGCCGCGGTACCGACATCGTGCTCGGCGGCAACGCGGAGAAGCAGGCGGCGTTCATCGAGGCCGACGATGCGATCCCGGCCGACGAAAAGGCGCGCCGCATCCAGAAATTGCACGACGAGTGGGAAACGCTGCACGAGGAAGTGAAAGCCGCGGGCGGTCTGCACATCATCGGCACCGAGCGCCACGAATCGCGACGGATCGACAACCAGCTGCGCGGCCGTGCGGGCCGCCAGGGCGATCCGGGCTCGTCGCGCTTCTACCTGTCGCTCGACGACCCGCTGCTGCGCATCTTTGCGGGCGACCGCGTGCGCTCGATCATGGATCGCCTGAAGATGCCGGAAGGCGAGGCGATCGAGGCGGGCATCGTCACGCGGTCGATCGAATCGGCGCAGCGCAAGGTCGAGGCGCGCAACTTCGACATCCGCAAGCAGCTGCTCGAATACGACGACGTGTCGAACGACCAGCGCAAGGTGATCTACCAGCAGCGCAACGAGCTGCTGGAAGCGCACGACATCACCGAGACGATCACCGCGATGCGTCACGGCGTGATCACCGAAGTCGTCCGCCAGTTCGTGCCGGAAGGCAGCATCGAAGAGCAGTGGGACGTGCCCGAGCTCGAGGAAGCGCTGCGCAACGACTGGCAGCTCGATCTCGCGATCCAGGAAATGGTGAACGAGTCGTCGTCGATCACCGCCGAGGAGATCCTCGACGCCGTGATGACGGCCGCCGACGAGCAGTACGAGGCGAAGGTCGCGATGGTCGGCCGCGAATCGTTCAGCGCATTCGAGCGCTCGGTGATGCTGCAGACGGTCGACCGCCTGTGGCGCGAGCACCTCGCAGCGCTCGACCACCTGCGCCAGGGCATCCACCTGCGCGGCTATGCGCAGAAGAACCCGAAGCAGGAGTACAAGCGCGAGGCGTTCGAGCTGTTCGCCGCGATGCTCGACGCGATCAAGCAGGAAGTCACGCGCATCGTGATGAACGTGCAGATCCAGTCGCCGGAGCAGCTGGAAGAGGCGGCCGAGCAGATCGAGGAGCGCGGCGGTCATCTCGAGAACGTCGAATACCAGCACGCCGACTACGCGGAGGCCGGTGCACCGGTGGCGAACGTCACGGCAGCTGCGGCGGCCACGGCGACGGCCGACATGGTCGGCAGCGCGATGACGCACAGCGGCCCCGGCGGCGAAATGCCGAAGGTCGGCCGCAACGACCCGTGTCCGTGCGGCAGCGGCAAGAAGTACAAGCAATGTCACGGGAAGCTGTCATGA
- a CDS encoding DNA gyrase inhibitor YacG yields the protein MTTVVKCPSCGAEVRWTPENKFRPFCSARCKQLDLGAWAAEKYRIGGASDEGPSSEEDGTDNRRDS from the coding sequence ATGACTACCGTTGTGAAATGTCCGTCGTGCGGCGCAGAAGTGCGCTGGACGCCTGAAAACAAGTTCCGTCCCTTCTGCTCGGCCCGCTGCAAGCAGCTCGACCTTGGCGCATGGGCCGCAGAAAAGTATCGGATCGGCGGCGCCTCCGACGAGGGTCCGTCGTCGGAAGAGGACGGCACGGACAACCGCCGCGACAGCTGA
- a CDS encoding NUDIX domain-containing protein, with protein MSADLAQGAVRAPDGRKVTEVAVGVMVQPDGRYLLAQRLQGKPYEGYWEFPGGKLEAGESVEDALARELHEELGIEVTASHRWHTLEHDYPHAYVRLYFCKVTGWTGEPHSKEGQAFVWQQLPVEVAPLLPAALPVLELLEKEAASQ; from the coding sequence ATGAGCGCGGATCTGGCACAGGGCGCCGTGCGGGCGCCGGACGGCCGCAAGGTGACGGAAGTCGCGGTCGGCGTGATGGTGCAGCCGGACGGGCGCTATCTGCTCGCGCAACGCCTGCAGGGCAAGCCGTACGAAGGTTACTGGGAGTTTCCGGGCGGCAAGCTGGAGGCCGGCGAAAGCGTCGAGGACGCGCTGGCGCGCGAGCTGCACGAGGAACTCGGCATCGAAGTCACGGCCAGCCACCGGTGGCACACGCTCGAGCACGATTATCCGCACGCGTACGTGCGGCTCTATTTCTGCAAGGTGACGGGCTGGACGGGCGAGCCGCACAGCAAGGAAGGGCAGGCGTTCGTATGGCAGCAACTGCCGGTCGAGGTCGCGCCGCTGTTGCCGGCGGCGCTGCCGGTGCTCGAACTGCTCGAGAAGGAAGCGGCGTCGCAATGA